The Amblyomma americanum isolate KBUSLIRL-KWMA chromosome 3, ASM5285725v1, whole genome shotgun sequence genome window below encodes:
- the LOC144123204 gene encoding uncharacterized protein LOC144123204, whose translation MGDRLYLLQSGSARVVNHVGTTVATVMPGDRFGEVALLHDVLRLRTVIAERYCRFFSLTREDFNEVLLRHPDVRAIVDEIVEEHKVRSSPQGSSEVTQQSY comes from the exons ATGGGCGACCGCCTCTACCTGCTGCAGTCCGGCAGCGCTCGCGTCGTCAACCATGTCGGAACCACCGTGGCCACTGTCATGCCAGGGGACAGATTCGGCG AGGTGGCCCTGCTGCATGACGTGCTGCGGCTTCGCACGGTGATTGCTGAACGCTACTGCCGCTTCTTCTCCCTCACGCGTGAAGACTTCAACGAGGTCCTGTTGCGCCACCCAGACGTGCGCGCCATCGTCGATGAGATCGTGGAAGAGCATAAAGTTCGCTCCAGTCCGCAGGGGTCTTCCGAGGTGACCCAGCAGTCCTATTGA